A genomic window from Terriglobia bacterium includes:
- a CDS encoding APC family permease — protein MTTLARKLRLGDYFTLAFGTMIGVGWLVLMDDWLGRGGPLGAILGFLLGALLLLPVGYVYGQWVLRLPDAAGEAAYTAQVFPPLVSFVTGWLMLLAYFIVCPWEAVAFGKIAAYIFPALDSLELYRIGGHPVYLPRLLLGMGLTVFLTLLNYRGIRFSANFQNWSTGMVLFLFVFVLGISASHGAPANFHPLFHAAPALSILLTLQIVPYFMTGFESVAKSAEEAHPEFRQKSFLHAIALALLVGAFFYALAIAAVAYITPWQSLLGKRFATAVAFEHAVGARWPVQLILTMALFALFEVFNGNFVASSRLLFAYGRRNTVSPRFAQIHPRFQTPGVAVLAIGAGTLAGLILGDAILVPVTEVGSAASALGWLAACVSFFLVEPRVRLRLIASAGALASLALVLMKFLPGVPGHFTQWEWVSLALWLALGFFLRGFARKAA, from the coding sequence ATGACCACACTCGCGCGCAAGCTGCGTCTTGGCGATTACTTCACGCTGGCCTTCGGCACCATGATCGGCGTCGGCTGGCTGGTGCTGATGGACGACTGGCTGGGCCGCGGCGGGCCGCTGGGGGCCATTCTGGGCTTTTTGCTGGGCGCGTTGCTGTTGCTGCCGGTCGGCTATGTCTATGGCCAGTGGGTGCTGCGGCTGCCGGACGCCGCCGGGGAAGCGGCGTACACGGCGCAGGTCTTTCCGCCCCTGGTCAGCTTTGTCACCGGCTGGCTGATGCTGCTGGCCTACTTCATCGTCTGCCCCTGGGAAGCGGTGGCCTTCGGCAAGATCGCGGCGTACATCTTTCCTGCGCTCGATTCGCTGGAGCTGTACCGCATCGGCGGTCATCCCGTCTACCTGCCGCGGCTGCTGCTGGGCATGGGCCTGACAGTGTTCCTCACCCTGCTGAACTATCGCGGCATCCGTTTCAGCGCCAATTTTCAGAACTGGAGCACCGGCATGGTCCTGTTTCTCTTCGTATTTGTGCTGGGCATCAGCGCCAGCCACGGAGCCCCGGCCAATTTCCACCCCCTGTTTCATGCGGCGCCAGCGCTTTCCATCCTGCTGACGCTGCAGATCGTGCCGTACTTCATGACCGGCTTCGAATCCGTGGCCAAATCCGCCGAGGAGGCCCATCCGGAGTTCCGGCAGAAGAGCTTTCTGCATGCCATCGCGCTGGCGCTGCTGGTCGGCGCATTTTTTTACGCCCTGGCCATCGCTGCGGTGGCCTACATCACGCCGTGGCAGAGCCTGCTGGGCAAGCGCTTCGCGACGGCCGTCGCTTTCGAACACGCGGTGGGAGCGCGCTGGCCCGTGCAGTTGATCCTGACCATGGCGTTGTTCGCGCTGTTCGAAGTGTTCAACGGCAATTTTGTGGCCTCCAGCCGCCTGCTCTTTGCCTACGGCCGCCGCAATACGGTCAGCCCGCGCTTCGCCCAGATTCATCCGCGGTTTCAGACTCCGGGCGTGGCGGTGCTGGCGATTGGCGCGGGGACGCTGGCCGGGCTGATCCTCGGCGACGCCATCCTGGTGCCGGTCACCGAGGTCGGCTCGGCGGCTTCGGCGCTGGGCTGGCTGGCGGCCTGCGTTTCCTTTTTCCTGGTCGAGCCGCGCGTGCGGTTGCGGCTTATCGCCTCGGCGGGTGCGCTGGCTTCGCTGGCGCTGGTGCTCATGAAGTTTCTGCCGGGCGTCCCGGGCCACTTTACGCAGTGGGAATGGGTCTCCCTGGCGCTGTGGCTGGCTTTGGGCTTCTTCCTGCGGGGGTTTGCCCGCAAAGCCGCGTAA
- a CDS encoding fumarylacetoacetate hydrolase family protein: MRGLFENGDRGLDAAQTALEYARQEGPEARGASGEAIFFRRDAVQIKAPIQPKKFFHTAGNFREHHEEAQKSGFSHPVLPWIVFFQNVDAIIGPDAPIIYPEHLTQELDYELELALVMKKSGKHFGESEARDYIGGYVIFNDITARDIQRQEMKSGVFSFCKAIDTFCPLGPHIVTADEIPQPNNLSMELRVNGKMRQKSHTSKMSVTVPEIIAHYSSMGYTAGDVLSTGTVSGVAAFSADPKALYLKPGDVVECEIEKIGVLRNPVISWKQGHPDKAKA; the protein is encoded by the coding sequence ATGCGCGGTCTCTTCGAAAACGGCGACCGCGGTCTAGACGCCGCCCAAACCGCTCTGGAATACGCGCGCCAGGAAGGCCCGGAGGCCCGGGGCGCGTCCGGCGAGGCCATCTTCTTCCGCCGCGACGCAGTGCAGATCAAGGCTCCCATCCAGCCTAAGAAATTTTTCCACACCGCGGGCAATTTCCGCGAACACCATGAAGAGGCCCAGAAGTCCGGCTTCTCGCACCCCGTGCTTCCGTGGATCGTCTTCTTCCAGAACGTGGACGCCATCATCGGCCCCGATGCGCCGATCATTTACCCCGAGCACCTGACCCAGGAGCTGGACTACGAGCTGGAGCTGGCCCTGGTGATGAAGAAGAGCGGCAAGCATTTCGGCGAGAGCGAAGCCAGGGACTACATCGGCGGCTACGTCATCTTCAACGACATCACCGCGCGCGACATCCAGCGCCAGGAGATGAAGTCCGGCGTGTTCAGCTTCTGCAAGGCCATTGACACCTTCTGCCCGCTGGGGCCGCACATCGTCACCGCCGACGAAATCCCCCAGCCCAACAACCTGAGCATGGAGCTGCGCGTCAACGGCAAGATGCGCCAGAAGTCGCACACCAGCAAGATGAGCGTGACCGTGCCGGAGATCATCGCCCACTACTCCTCGATGGGCTACACCGCGGGTGACGTGCTGTCTACCGGAACGGTTTCCGGCGTGGCTGCCTTCAGCGCAGACCCCAAGGCGCTCTACCTGAAGCCCGGCGACGTGGTCGAGTGCGAGATCGAAAAGATCGGCGTGCTGCGCAACCCCGTGATCTCCTGGAAGCAGGGGCACCCGGACAAGGCCAAGGCGTAA
- a CDS encoding prolipoprotein diacylglyceryl transferase has product MLPFLHLGPLAIPTFGLMVATALLAAAYILDADFRRRRLRADAFMIIGIAGLAGITGARLYHVLERPAQLFADPWPLLFSRFGFAWFGGFLGGFAALLFLARRENLPLLEFLDACSPAGAVGYAIGRIGCLLSGDGDYGIPTSLPWGMSFPNGLVPTTERVHPTPIYEFLVWCAIAAFLWHLGTKALSGRKVRGEIFCYYLLLTGLARFLVEFLRINPRSFFGLSNAQAASLFSMLFGALLLWRIRSVLKDSPAASGNS; this is encoded by the coding sequence ATGCTTCCATTTCTCCATCTAGGTCCGCTGGCGATTCCGACGTTTGGCCTTATGGTCGCGACCGCACTGCTTGCCGCGGCCTACATCCTGGACGCCGATTTTCGCCGCCGCCGGCTGCGCGCCGACGCCTTTATGATCATCGGGATCGCCGGCCTAGCGGGGATTACGGGAGCGCGGCTCTATCACGTGCTGGAGCGCCCGGCGCAGCTCTTTGCCGATCCCTGGCCGCTGCTCTTTAGCCGCTTTGGGTTCGCCTGGTTCGGCGGCTTCCTCGGGGGCTTCGCGGCGCTGCTGTTCCTGGCGCGGCGGGAGAACCTGCCGCTGCTGGAATTTCTCGACGCCTGCTCGCCCGCCGGGGCCGTGGGCTATGCCATCGGACGCATCGGCTGCCTGCTCTCCGGCGACGGCGATTACGGCATTCCGACCTCGCTGCCCTGGGGGATGAGTTTCCCGAACGGCCTCGTGCCGACCACCGAGCGCGTGCATCCCACGCCGATCTATGAATTCCTGGTCTGGTGCGCCATCGCCGCCTTTCTCTGGCATCTGGGCACCAAAGCCCTGAGCGGCCGGAAGGTCCGCGGCGAGATCTTCTGCTACTACCTGCTGCTCACGGGGCTGGCGCGCTTCCTGGTGGAATTTCTGCGCATCAACCCGCGCTCGTTCTTCGGCCTTTCGAACGCTCAGGCGGCCAGTTTGTTCTCCATGCTCTTCGGCGCGCTGCTGCTGTGGCGAATTCGCAGTGTGCTGAAGGACTCTCCTGCCGCTTCCGGGAATTCGTAG
- a CDS encoding amidohydrolase family protein has translation MSKSRIGRSLLLGLTMAALAVLPAAAQQTEKPPAPQITAIKAGKLVDPETGKTAANQIILVEGRTIKAIGEKVAIPAGAKVVDLSQATVLPGLFDAHTHLCMSVQPKRDAGNYFITTLLDTTAYRAIEGVANGQAMLASGFTTVRDIGNAGNYADTDLRRAIEAGVVQGPTVVNAGIIIAPYGGQFHLQPEKKDLATPEYLFADTRDEMRKAVRQNIHFGAKFIKIVVDDQDYIYSVDDIRYLVSEAHASGLKLAAHCWTHAGAHNAAEAGVDSIEHGFQMTDEDLQLAKKNNVTLVGTEFSEKLTQALGNPWDHKVWVDRLRRAYRIGVNLAFGTDVDVELPGETRGTLAIDYINSWVEAGVPAADTLRAMTINAARLLGVDKERGALKPGMAADIIATPENPLDNIQTLRKVAFVMKDGAIVKQ, from the coding sequence ATGAGCAAGAGCAGAATTGGCCGGTCTTTGCTTCTGGGTCTGACGATGGCGGCGCTGGCGGTGCTGCCCGCGGCGGCGCAGCAAACGGAAAAGCCGCCCGCGCCGCAAATCACGGCCATCAAGGCCGGAAAGCTGGTGGACCCGGAGACCGGGAAGACGGCGGCGAATCAGATCATCCTGGTCGAGGGCAGGACGATCAAGGCCATCGGCGAAAAGGTGGCCATTCCGGCGGGCGCGAAGGTCGTGGACCTGTCGCAGGCCACGGTGCTTCCGGGCCTCTTCGACGCGCACACCCACCTGTGTATGTCGGTGCAGCCCAAGCGCGACGCCGGCAACTACTTCATCACCACGCTGCTGGACACCACGGCCTATCGCGCGATCGAGGGCGTGGCCAACGGCCAGGCCATGCTGGCCTCCGGCTTCACCACGGTCCGCGATATCGGCAATGCCGGCAACTACGCGGACACCGACCTGCGGCGCGCCATCGAAGCCGGCGTGGTACAGGGGCCGACGGTCGTCAACGCGGGAATCATCATCGCCCCCTATGGCGGACAGTTTCACCTGCAGCCGGAAAAGAAGGACCTGGCCACGCCCGAATATCTCTTCGCCGACACCCGCGACGAGATGCGCAAGGCCGTTCGCCAGAACATCCACTTCGGCGCGAAGTTCATCAAGATCGTCGTGGACGACCAGGACTACATCTACTCGGTGGACGACATCCGCTACCTCGTCAGCGAGGCGCACGCCTCCGGATTGAAGCTCGCCGCGCACTGCTGGACCCACGCCGGGGCGCACAACGCCGCGGAAGCGGGTGTGGACTCGATCGAGCATGGCTTCCAGATGACCGACGAGGATCTGCAACTGGCAAAAAAGAACAACGTGACGCTGGTGGGCACGGAGTTCAGCGAGAAGCTGACGCAGGCGCTGGGCAATCCCTGGGACCACAAAGTGTGGGTGGACCGTCTGCGCCGCGCCTACAGGATCGGCGTGAACCTGGCTTTCGGCACGGACGTGGACGTCGAGCTGCCCGGGGAAACGCGCGGAACGCTGGCCATTGATTACATCAACAGCTGGGTGGAAGCGGGCGTTCCGGCCGCGGACACCCTGCGGGCGATGACCATCAATGCGGCGCGCCTGCTCGGCGTGGACAAGGAACGCGGTGCGCTGAAGCCGGGGATGGCGGCGGACATCATCGCCACTCCGGAAAACCCCCTGGACAACATTCAGACGCTGCGCAAGGTTGCCTTCGTGATGAAGGATGGCGCCATCGTCAAGCAGTAG
- the acnA gene encoding aconitate hydratase AcnA — MPLPGNSFGTRDRLNVGARTFEIHRLELLEKQGFTGIARLPFSLRILLENLLRIEDGRFVRADDIKALATWKPGAPKKEIAFMPARVLLQDFTGVPAVVDLATMREAVVKMGGNPKRINPLFPAELVIDHSVQVDTFGNVHAFETNANLEFERNVERYAFLRWGQKAFQNFKVVPPDTGICHQVNLEYLARVVCTVPSGSKFQAYPDSLVGTDSHTTMVNGLGVFGWGVGGIEAEAAMLGQPFSMLIPDVVGFKLRGRLRAGATATDLVLTVTEMLRKKGVVGKFVEFYGPGLSSLSVPDRATIANMAPEYGATMGFFPVDAGTLAYLQFTARGAEQIAVVEAYCKEQGLFRYDETPDPAFCDTLELDLANVEPTIAGPKRPQDRVALSQAKASFQKVAEGAGAKQVAVQSDGEKFELASGAVVIAAITSCTNTSNPSLMLGAGLLAKKAVERGIQTKPWVKTSLAPGSKVVTDYLNAAGLTPYLDKLRFNLVGYGCTTCIGNSGPLPDAIGAAIKENNLIAVAVLSGNRNFEGRIHPLVRANYLASPALVVAYALAGRMDLDLTTEPLGTDSAGKPVYLRDIWPAPQEIEATVRSAVTTEMFRKEYSEVFEGDAHWKSMPTPEGDLYQWDAKSTYIKMPPYFDNMPKTAPALADLHGARVLAMLGDSVTTDHISPAGSIPADSPAGKYLIANGVKPQDFNSYGARRGNHEVMMRGTFANIRLRNQLAPGTEGGWTLHLPAGEKSAASRPPEKMTIYDASVKYREAGVPLLVLAGKEYGSGSSRDWAAKGTLLLGVRAAIAESYERIHRSNLIGMGVLPLEFTPGQNRESLGLTGHEVFDVTGIASLAPRKTLTVKARSADGKEKTFSVIARADTPEEVAYYQNGGILQYVLRQML, encoded by the coding sequence ATGCCGCTGCCAGGAAACTCGTTTGGAACGCGCGACAGACTGAATGTCGGCGCACGGACGTTTGAGATTCACCGGCTGGAACTGCTGGAAAAACAGGGCTTCACCGGCATCGCGCGCCTGCCCTTTTCACTGCGCATTCTGCTGGAAAACCTGCTGCGCATCGAGGACGGCCGCTTCGTGCGCGCGGACGACATCAAGGCGCTGGCCACCTGGAAGCCCGGCGCGCCGAAGAAGGAGATCGCCTTCATGCCGGCGCGCGTGCTGCTGCAGGACTTCACTGGCGTGCCCGCGGTGGTGGACCTGGCGACGATGCGCGAAGCCGTGGTGAAGATGGGCGGCAATCCCAAGCGCATCAACCCGCTCTTCCCCGCCGAACTGGTCATCGACCACTCCGTGCAGGTGGACACCTTCGGTAACGTCCACGCTTTCGAAACCAACGCCAATCTCGAATTCGAACGCAACGTCGAGCGCTACGCCTTCCTTCGCTGGGGGCAGAAAGCTTTTCAGAACTTCAAGGTGGTCCCGCCGGACACCGGCATCTGCCACCAGGTCAACCTGGAGTACCTGGCGCGCGTGGTCTGCACCGTGCCTTCCGGCAGCAAGTTTCAGGCCTATCCCGATTCCCTGGTGGGCACCGATTCCCACACCACCATGGTCAACGGCTTGGGCGTGTTCGGCTGGGGCGTGGGCGGGATTGAAGCCGAAGCCGCCATGCTGGGCCAGCCCTTCTCCATGCTGATCCCCGATGTGGTCGGCTTCAAGCTGCGCGGACGGCTGCGCGCAGGCGCCACCGCCACCGACCTGGTCCTCACCGTCACGGAGATGCTGCGTAAGAAGGGCGTCGTCGGCAAGTTCGTGGAGTTTTACGGCCCCGGACTCTCCAGCCTCAGCGTGCCGGACCGCGCGACGATCGCCAACATGGCCCCGGAATACGGCGCCACCATGGGCTTCTTCCCGGTGGACGCGGGAACGCTCGCCTATCTGCAATTCACCGCGCGCGGCGCCGAACAGATTGCCGTCGTCGAAGCCTACTGCAAGGAGCAGGGACTGTTCCGCTACGATGAAACGCCGGACCCGGCTTTCTGCGACACGCTGGAGCTGGACCTGGCCAACGTCGAGCCGACCATTGCCGGACCGAAGCGCCCGCAAGACCGCGTCGCGCTGAGCCAAGCCAAGGCCTCGTTCCAGAAAGTGGCCGAAGGCGCCGGGGCCAAGCAGGTCGCGGTGCAAAGCGACGGCGAAAAGTTCGAGCTGGCCAGCGGCGCGGTGGTCATCGCGGCGATCACCAGCTGCACGAACACCTCCAACCCCTCGCTGATGCTCGGCGCGGGCCTGCTGGCCAAGAAGGCCGTCGAACGCGGGATACAGACCAAGCCTTGGGTAAAGACCAGCCTGGCGCCGGGCTCGAAAGTCGTCACCGACTACCTGAACGCGGCGGGGCTGACGCCGTATCTGGACAAGCTGCGCTTTAACCTGGTGGGCTACGGCTGCACCACGTGCATCGGCAACAGCGGACCGCTGCCGGATGCGATCGGCGCGGCCATCAAGGAGAACAACCTCATCGCGGTGGCCGTGCTCAGCGGCAACCGCAACTTCGAAGGGCGCATTCACCCGCTGGTGCGCGCCAATTACCTGGCCTCGCCCGCGCTGGTGGTCGCCTACGCCCTCGCCGGGCGCATGGACCTGGACCTGACGACCGAGCCCCTGGGCACGGACAGCGCGGGCAAGCCCGTGTATCTGCGTGACATCTGGCCGGCGCCGCAGGAGATCGAAGCGACGGTGCGCAGCGCGGTCACCACGGAGATGTTCCGCAAGGAATACAGCGAGGTGTTCGAAGGCGACGCGCACTGGAAGTCCATGCCCACGCCCGAAGGCGATCTCTACCAGTGGGACGCCAAGTCCACCTACATCAAGATGCCGCCGTATTTCGACAATATGCCCAAGACCGCTCCGGCGCTGGCCGATTTGCACGGGGCGCGCGTCCTGGCCATGCTCGGCGACAGCGTCACCACCGACCACATCTCCCCCGCCGGCTCGATCCCCGCGGATTCCCCGGCCGGAAAATACCTGATTGCCAACGGCGTGAAGCCGCAGGACTTCAATTCCTACGGGGCGCGGCGCGGCAATCATGAGGTAATGATGCGCGGCACGTTCGCCAACATCCGCCTGCGCAACCAGCTGGCGCCCGGAACCGAGGGTGGCTGGACGCTGCACCTGCCCGCTGGCGAGAAGTCGGCCGCTTCGCGGCCGCCTGAGAAAATGACCATCTACGACGCCTCGGTGAAATACCGCGAAGCCGGGGTGCCGCTGCTGGTGTTGGCCGGGAAGGAATACGGCTCCGGTTCCTCGCGCGACTGGGCGGCCAAGGGCACGCTGCTGCTCGGTGTGCGCGCGGCCATCGCCGAGAGCTACGAACGCATCCACCGCAGCAACCTGATCGGCATGGGCGTGCTGCCGCTGGAGTTCACCCCGGGGCAGAACCGCGAATCGCTGGGGCTGACCGGCCACGAAGTCTTTGACGTCACAGGCATCGCTTCGCTGGCCCCGCGCAAGACCCTCACGGTGAAGGCCCGCTCCGCCGACGGGAAGGAAAAGACCTTTTCGGTGATCGCGCGCGCGGACACGCCGGAAGAGGTCGCTTACTATCAAAACGGCGGCATCCTGCAGTACGTGCTGCGGCAGATGCTCTAG
- the aksA gene encoding homoaconitate hydratase (in Methanococcus jannaschii this protein catalyzes the condensation of alpha-ketoglutarate and acetyl-CoA to form trans-homoaconitate; functions in alphaketosuberate synthesis which is a precursor in coenzyme B and biotin synthesis), giving the protein MSANGRDKGIWISALNERPEIRGPFAKSGAVHFYDTTLRDGEQTVGVVLTPQQKLEIAQGLDALGIERIEAGFPRVSADDAEAFQRIANAGLKAEIWGFARAVRADVDELLRLGSRAAVIETPTSALKLKAYGLSPDEAKRRAADAISHAVKNGVKVAFFTVDGTRTELESLRSFYQNALDAGASELVVVDTIGVCGPEAVEFLMRQVRAWVGPGVPLHFHGHDDFGLATACAIAAVRGGAQWIQGTINGMGERAGNADLGEIAMALYGLYNVPVALNLKKIREVSALVRRASGYAMEPWKPVVGENLFMRESGAVASQFHIPEAIEPFSADLVNAERRIVLGKKSGIDSIAIKCQELGLDLSAEQQQAALAAVKRLGTEQRRLVTDDELRAIATRVKRPA; this is encoded by the coding sequence ATGAGCGCAAACGGACGGGACAAAGGCATCTGGATCAGCGCGCTGAACGAGCGGCCGGAGATTCGCGGACCTTTCGCGAAGAGCGGCGCCGTGCACTTCTACGACACCACGCTGCGCGACGGCGAACAGACCGTCGGCGTGGTGCTCACGCCCCAGCAGAAGCTCGAAATCGCGCAGGGGCTGGACGCCCTGGGCATCGAGCGCATCGAGGCGGGCTTCCCGCGCGTTTCCGCGGACGACGCCGAGGCCTTCCAGCGCATCGCCAACGCCGGGCTGAAGGCCGAAATCTGGGGTTTCGCCCGCGCCGTGCGCGCCGACGTGGACGAACTTCTGCGCCTCGGCTCGCGCGCCGCGGTCATCGAGACGCCCACCAGCGCCCTCAAGCTCAAGGCCTACGGCCTCTCTCCCGACGAAGCCAAACGCCGCGCCGCCGACGCCATCAGCCACGCCGTGAAAAACGGCGTAAAGGTGGCCTTCTTCACCGTGGACGGCACGCGCACCGAGCTGGAATCGCTGCGCAGCTTTTACCAGAACGCGCTGGATGCCGGCGCCAGCGAACTGGTCGTCGTGGACACCATCGGCGTCTGCGGCCCCGAGGCCGTGGAGTTCCTGATGCGCCAGGTGCGCGCGTGGGTCGGCCCCGGCGTGCCGCTGCACTTTCACGGCCACGACGACTTCGGCCTGGCCACGGCCTGCGCCATTGCCGCCGTGCGCGGCGGTGCGCAGTGGATCCAGGGCACCATCAACGGCATGGGCGAGCGCGCCGGCAACGCCGACCTCGGCGAGATCGCCATGGCCCTCTACGGCCTCTACAACGTGCCGGTGGCGCTGAACCTGAAGAAAATCCGCGAGGTCTCCGCGCTGGTGCGCCGCGCCTCCGGCTACGCCATGGAGCCGTGGAAGCCGGTCGTCGGCGAAAACCTCTTCATGCGCGAAAGCGGCGCCGTGGCCAGCCAGTTCCACATCCCGGAAGCGATCGAGCCGTTTTCCGCGGACCTGGTGAACGCCGAGCGCCGCATCGTCCTCGGCAAGAAGAGCGGCATCGACAGCATCGCCATCAAGTGCCAGGAACTGGGGCTGGATCTGAGCGCGGAGCAGCAGCAGGCGGCGCTCGCCGCTGTGAAGCGCCTCGGCACGGAGCAGCGCCGCCTGGTCACCGACGACGAACTGCGCGCCATCGCCACCCGCGTCAAGCGGCCTGCCTGA
- a CDS encoding glycosyltransferase family 39 protein, producing MDASQAKAGNRNLSYANRVWRAVLDALSGAPQQAMGRKDLPGLLLILASFAAGLASTWQRWGNPLVDSGRELNAPLRLLRGEMLYSDVRYHYGPLSPYVDAALYRIFEPSLWVLWGRGIVSTLIILGLVYWLGRQVTGRFPATLTCLAVTWVCALKSQGNYIMPYAYAGLDGNIFALATTALLIIFLRQERLRWLFAAGVLAALAVVTKTEMGITAVGTGFVATALAGYPRVRRIAAWLVVFLLPALGIPAVVYTWLAARVGWHTLANESYLFFSHVPWQIMYFNKWRFGLDRPWHSLGLMAATLARLIAFAGLLASAALLLEKRRKDAQGASAPTSGGPGGAWKLLAVSLAGIVVTSIGLSDLGPFMAMPFILLAFIAAGLAAFVQSSCEGALEARSNAGTLVILAVFSFGSLARIVLRVSTGGALSSFLLPGAVLFFVYAWLVIFPLFLPEPESRRLAGKLASSVLVAALLVTAGTLCVRYRRKFTYPIVTPRGTWRTYPELGLAMDQALQFIEKNTARGDAVAILPEGSALNFLTDRRNPLREEIIVPGYVDAAGEERAIERLRSQRVPLVLIANRPTREYAQTIFGVDYNQRLFSWIEQNYRLCGVFGPRPDPSLSIGSPVFFIRSYCRIPSPPR from the coding sequence ATGGATGCCAGCCAGGCAAAAGCAGGGAACCGGAATCTCTCTTACGCCAACCGCGTGTGGCGCGCCGTTCTCGACGCCCTTTCCGGCGCTCCGCAGCAAGCCATGGGACGAAAAGATCTCCCGGGCCTGTTGTTAATTCTTGCTTCCTTTGCCGCGGGGCTCGCCTCCACCTGGCAACGCTGGGGGAACCCGCTGGTGGATAGCGGGCGCGAATTGAATGCGCCGCTGCGTCTGCTTCGCGGCGAGATGCTCTATTCCGATGTGCGCTACCACTACGGCCCGCTCTCTCCCTACGTGGACGCCGCGCTCTACCGGATATTCGAGCCCTCTCTGTGGGTGCTCTGGGGCCGCGGCATCGTCTCGACCCTCATTATTCTGGGGCTGGTCTACTGGCTGGGACGCCAGGTGACCGGCCGCTTCCCCGCGACGCTCACCTGCCTGGCGGTCACCTGGGTCTGCGCCTTGAAGTCCCAGGGGAACTACATCATGCCCTACGCCTACGCGGGGCTCGACGGCAACATTTTCGCCCTGGCAACCACGGCGCTGCTGATCATCTTTCTGCGGCAGGAGAGGCTTCGCTGGCTATTCGCCGCGGGTGTACTGGCAGCGCTCGCGGTGGTGACCAAGACGGAGATGGGAATCACCGCGGTGGGCACGGGTTTTGTGGCCACCGCCCTCGCTGGCTACCCGCGCGTCCGCAGAATCGCGGCGTGGCTTGTGGTCTTTCTGCTGCCCGCACTGGGCATACCGGCGGTGGTCTACACGTGGCTCGCCGCGCGAGTGGGCTGGCACACGCTCGCGAACGAAAGCTATCTCTTCTTCAGCCACGTGCCGTGGCAAATCATGTATTTCAATAAATGGCGTTTCGGTTTGGACCGCCCCTGGCATTCGCTGGGGCTGATGGCCGCCACGCTCGCGCGCCTAATCGCCTTCGCCGGCCTTCTGGCTTCCGCCGCTCTCTTGCTCGAAAAGCGCCGCAAGGACGCGCAAGGCGCGAGCGCTCCTACGTCCGGGGGGCCGGGCGGGGCGTGGAAGCTCCTCGCGGTTTCCCTGGCGGGGATTGTGGTGACCAGCATCGGCCTGTCGGACTTGGGACCCTTCATGGCCATGCCTTTTATCCTGCTGGCGTTCATCGCCGCCGGACTTGCCGCCTTTGTGCAGAGCTCGTGCGAGGGCGCCCTGGAAGCACGAAGCAATGCCGGCACGCTGGTGATCCTGGCTGTGTTCTCGTTCGGCAGCCTGGCGCGCATTGTCCTCCGCGTGTCCACGGGAGGAGCGCTGAGCTCGTTCCTTCTGCCGGGCGCGGTGCTCTTTTTCGTCTATGCCTGGCTGGTGATCTTCCCCCTATTTCTACCCGAGCCGGAGAGCCGCCGCCTGGCCGGGAAGCTGGCTTCTTCCGTCCTGGTAGCGGCCCTGCTGGTTACGGCGGGCACGCTCTGCGTGCGCTACCGGCGCAAATTCACCTATCCCATCGTGACGCCCCGGGGAACCTGGCGCACGTATCCTGAACTGGGTCTCGCGATGGATCAGGCGCTGCAGTTCATCGAGAAGAACACGGCGCGTGGAGACGCCGTCGCCATTCTGCCGGAAGGCTCCGCGCTCAACTTCCTCACCGACCGCCGCAATCCGCTTCGCGAGGAGATCATCGTGCCCGGCTATGTGGACGCGGCGGGCGAAGAGCGGGCCATCGAGCGGCTGCGCAGCCAGCGCGTTCCGCTGGTGCTCATCGCGAACCGTCCGACGCGTGAGTACGCCCAAACCATTTTCGGGGTGGACTACAACCAGCGCCTGTTCTCGTGGATTGAGCAGAATTACCGGCTGTGCGGCGTCTTCGGGCCGCGCCCCGACCCGAGCCTGTCCATCGGCAGCCCGGTCTTCTTTATCCGCAGCTATTGCCGCATTCCTTCTCCGCCTCGATAA